A window from Candidatus Dependentiae bacterium encodes these proteins:
- a CDS encoding DUF2945 domain-containing protein has translation MAKQFKVGDQVEWNSSAGIIQGTVEKEVTSDTTFMDHTVRASAEEPQYLVKSDKTGHFAMHKGSALTKITKG, from the coding sequence ATGGCAAAACAGTTTAAAGTTGGTGATCAGGTTGAGTGGAATTCCAGCGCTGGAATAATTCAAGGTACAGTTGAAAAAGAAGTGACTAGTGACACAACCTTTATGGACCATACAGTACGTGCATCAGCTGAAGAACCACAGTATCTAGTGAAAAGTGATAAAACAGGCCATTTTGCTATGCATAAAGGTTCAGCACTTACTAAAATAACAAAAGGTTAG
- a CDS encoding type II toxin-antitoxin system RelE/ParE family toxin: MKVVQTPTFTKQLKKLHSNQKKDLDRAVMEIINNPDIDNEKKGDLSGVQVYKFSMVKQLILLAYEHQEDEEQLILLSLGSHENFYRDLKKST; the protein is encoded by the coding sequence ATGAAAGTTGTACAAACTCCCACATTTACTAAGCAACTTAAAAAGTTACATAGTAATCAAAAAAAAGACTTAGATCGAGCAGTGATGGAAATCATTAACAATCCTGACATTGACAATGAAAAAAAAGGAGATCTAAGCGGAGTTCAAGTGTATAAGTTTAGTATGGTCAAACAGCTAATTCTACTAGCTTATGAACATCAAGAAGATGAAGAGCAATTAATCCTGCTTTCATTAGGATCTCATGAAAATTTTTATCGCGATTTAAAAAAAAGCACGTAA
- the mgtE gene encoding magnesium transporter, translating into MATKRIFDQILHNLDTVIAQDSPLGVLLWQGFVKLHPADIAQFLGNNTKDTAQLIFVRLPTHLKLMVFSYLSDSMKVFCLSFLDDQDRGHLLASLPLDELTDFFDELSDEELKKYLVLLHKKDREKVLSLMQFNPESAGGIMDTNVLTLMQDFTVEKSIQILQRLQPNRELHREIYVTNQENELVGHINLEDLVLKHPKTRLSSILSKNELVVQVDEDREAIAHKMVHYQLMTVPVINHQGIFLGIIPSDTLVSIIEEEAAEDVYKISALKPIKGTYFDTPFKNLFLQRIAILIPLLLLQTFSTMIMLHYETLLEGFLFAFSPMITSTGGNSSSQTSALVIQGMTLGEINESNMPRFLWREFNMAGIMGITLGIVAFIRIYLTHGAHNLLGNFAVSLSLAIIVIISVMLGSVIPFLLKKLKWDPALAAGPFLATLMDVIGLFSYCYISKLILK; encoded by the coding sequence ATGGCTACAAAAAGAATATTCGATCAAATTTTACACAATCTCGATACCGTTATTGCACAAGATAGTCCTTTGGGCGTTCTCCTTTGGCAGGGCTTTGTTAAACTACATCCTGCTGATATAGCACAATTTTTAGGTAATAACACCAAGGACACTGCCCAGCTTATTTTTGTACGATTACCTACGCATCTTAAGCTTATGGTGTTTTCTTACCTTTCTGATTCTATGAAGGTCTTTTGCTTATCATTTTTAGATGACCAAGATAGAGGCCACTTGCTTGCAAGTTTGCCACTTGATGAACTTACTGATTTTTTTGATGAGCTTTCAGATGAAGAACTCAAAAAATACTTGGTTTTATTGCATAAAAAAGATCGTGAAAAAGTGCTTTCGCTTATGCAGTTTAATCCTGAGTCTGCCGGTGGTATTATGGATACTAACGTGCTTACGCTTATGCAAGATTTCACTGTTGAAAAAAGCATCCAAATATTGCAACGCTTACAACCAAACAGAGAGCTACACCGAGAAATTTATGTTACCAATCAAGAAAATGAACTTGTTGGCCATATTAATTTAGAAGATTTAGTGCTTAAGCATCCTAAAACACGCCTTTCATCGATACTTTCTAAAAACGAACTCGTAGTACAAGTAGATGAAGACCGAGAAGCTATTGCTCATAAGATGGTCCATTACCAACTTATGACGGTGCCAGTAATAAATCATCAAGGCATTTTTCTAGGTATAATACCAAGTGATACGTTAGTATCTATTATCGAAGAAGAAGCAGCTGAAGACGTTTACAAAATATCTGCTTTAAAGCCTATTAAAGGCACCTACTTTGATACGCCATTTAAAAACCTGTTTTTGCAACGTATAGCAATATTAATACCGCTTTTGTTGTTGCAAACTTTTTCTACCATGATAATGCTCCATTATGAAACTCTTTTAGAAGGGTTTTTATTTGCTTTTTCTCCTATGATCACTAGTACAGGTGGTAATAGTAGCAGTCAGACCTCAGCCTTAGTTATTCAGGGTATGACGTTAGGTGAAATCAACGAAAGCAATATGCCACGCTTTTTATGGCGTGAATTTAATATGGCCGGTATTATGGGCATTACTCTTGGCATCGTTGCATTTATACGTATTTACTTAACTCATGGTGCCCATAATCTATTAGGAAACTTTGCAGTAAGCCTTTCTCTTGCTATAATAGTAATTATCTCGGTAATGCTTGGTAGTGTTATACCGTTTTTGCTTAAAAAGCTCAAATGGGATCCAGCGTTAGCAGCAGGACCTTTTTTAGCAACGCTCATGGATGTTATAGGACTTTTTTCTTATTGCTATATTAGTAAACTAATTTTAAAATAA
- a CDS encoding RluA family pseudouridine synthase encodes MERTPEPSVSVQSTVDPTSSPLRIDLYLVQQFPGYSRNFFQKLLETGSIQVNEKPILKSNSVVKAHDRVAITFPVPQALEGLALPQEDLGVKVLYEHPDFLIVYKPAGLMVHTPHEYSTTVTLVDWLIHHFKELKGVGPSDRPGIVHRLDKDTSGILVIPRNEQTLTYFGNLFRKRTIEKTYRAVVVGHPFNTGTIEFPISRHPQQNHKMTHQHPRGRESLTYYTVLEYFKDAALVEVKPLTGRTHQIRVHFSALGYPVLGDTVYGTASDTIKRQALHAYSLSFTYKDKLFSFVYGVPQDMLQLLDSLRKQTI; translated from the coding sequence ATGGAGCGTACACCTGAACCGAGTGTATCGGTACAAAGCACGGTAGATCCTACAAGTTCTCCTCTACGTATTGACCTGTACTTAGTACAGCAATTTCCTGGCTACTCACGCAACTTTTTCCAAAAGTTACTTGAAACTGGTAGCATACAGGTTAACGAAAAACCTATTTTAAAATCTAATAGCGTAGTTAAAGCTCACGATAGAGTAGCTATTACTTTTCCTGTACCACAAGCACTTGAAGGGCTTGCTTTACCGCAAGAAGATCTCGGAGTAAAAGTACTGTATGAGCACCCTGATTTTTTAATTGTCTATAAACCTGCAGGCCTTATGGTCCATACGCCTCATGAGTATTCAACCACGGTAACACTGGTCGATTGGCTTATTCACCATTTTAAAGAACTTAAAGGTGTAGGCCCAAGCGATAGACCTGGTATAGTACACCGGTTAGACAAAGATACTTCAGGTATTTTGGTTATCCCACGCAATGAGCAAACATTGACCTATTTTGGCAATTTATTTCGCAAACGCACCATAGAGAAAACTTATAGAGCTGTAGTAGTTGGCCACCCTTTTAATACCGGCACTATAGAATTTCCTATTAGCCGCCATCCTCAGCAAAATCATAAAATGACCCATCAACATCCACGTGGCCGCGAATCACTTACTTATTACACAGTACTTGAGTATTTTAAAGATGCTGCTTTAGTTGAGGTTAAACCACTTACGGGACGTACGCACCAAATAAGAGTCCATTTTTCAGCGTTAGGATATCCTGTTTTAGGCGACACCGTATATGGCACTGCTTCAGATACTATTAAGCGCCAAGCATTGCATGCCTATAGTTTATCATTTACCTATAAAGACAAACTATTTTCTTTTGTTTATGGCGTTCCACAGGACATGTTGCAGCTTTTAGATTCTTTGCGTAAACAAACAATCTAA
- a CDS encoding ParD-like family protein: MATVKLSKDIISEAKIISKALNRSLAGQIEHWAKIGRLAEENPDLTYEFIKNILIAQQEAIANKFEIYTFNEN; encoded by the coding sequence ATGGCAACAGTCAAATTATCAAAAGATATAATTTCGGAAGCAAAAATTATATCTAAAGCATTAAATCGATCGCTAGCAGGACAAATAGAACATTGGGCAAAAATAGGAAGACTAGCTGAAGAAAATCCAGATTTAACCTATGAATTTATAAAAAATATTCTTATAGCTCAACAAGAGGCGATTGCTAATAAGTTTGAAATATATACATTCAATGAAAACTAA